One region of Miscanthus floridulus cultivar M001 chromosome 19, ASM1932011v1, whole genome shotgun sequence genomic DNA includes:
- the LOC136527099 gene encoding transcription factor DIVARICATA-like — MDPKFKGEWSASEIKMVKSLIARDNANNNYAGDMNKKHNQIVDELQSGNQHVEASSNLMNQPFGVFLGDPSMGNMESFDGYQRVEMFGTRSVKETPWRKPTPRKETQHTGRFWTTNEHRQFLRGLHVYGRGNWKNISRHFVTTKTPVQVSSHAQKYFLRKENGTKKQRYSINDIGLHDFEPLSQTNASVWKGPAFDGGVYSTNQYSFGGHPTSMNNAQAWSPFLYHTGHGSSSNSQMATLAIGQQQEQMGASNSLVAPTMEADGGHMDWTSDKLGDLLDTQWMMNADMN; from the exons ATGGATCCTAAGTTCAAGGGAGAGTGGAGTGCCTCCGAGATCAAGATGGTGAAATCTCTCATTGCAAGGGACAACGCCAATAACAATTATGCTGGTGATATGAACAAGAAACACAATCAAATTGTGGATGAGCTCCAG AGTGGCAACCAACATGTGGAAGCAAGTAGCAACCTCATGAATCAACCCTTTGGGGTGTTTTTGGGGGATCCATCCATGGGCAACATGGAATCATTTGATGGTTATCAAAGAGTGGAGATGTTCGGCACGAGGAGTGTGAAGGAGACTCCATGGAGGAAGCCAACTCCTCGGAAGGAGACCCAACACACTGGGAGGTTTTGGACTACAAACGAGCATAG GCAATTCCTCCGTGGTCTACATGTGTACGGTCGCGGAAATTGGAAGAACATCTCTAGGCACTTTGTTACCACCAAGACCCCAGTGCAGGTTTCCAGCCATGCTCAAAAGTACTTCCTCAGGAAAGAAAATGGCACCAAGAAGCAGCGTTATAGCATCAATGACATTGGACTTCATGATTTTGAGCCCTTGTCACAGACAAATGCTTCTGTCTGGAAGGGCCCCGCCTTTGATGGAGGTGTCTACAGCACAAATCAGTACAGCTTTGGTGGACATCCTACTTCCATGAACAATGCCCAGGCTTGGTCACCATTCCTATACCACACTGGCCATGGAAGTAGCAGCAATAGCCAGATGGCCACCTTGGCTATTGGCCAGCAACAGGAGCAGATGGGAGCTAGTAATTCTTTAGTGGCTCCGACCATGGAGGCGGATGGGGGCCACATGGACTGGACTAGTGATAAGCTGGGAGATCTTCTTGATACTCAGTGGATGATGAATGCAGACATGAACTAG